The following are encoded together in the Arcobacter aquimarinus genome:
- a CDS encoding diguanylate cyclase translates to MKMDISNFQKYLNSEAEEISLEFFQKYIINIKRIDDEETEEIKNFFSLIIEYICKSDMENASLVCENLINYNIELSVPYVILTHELINLKRLIMERLLHKNAKEELYTLYQLHLYFEDMIAKKYLDKYVIDLQNKNSLRISSLSDIYEQNVILYYKAHLEWLNYLSKSIALRDNKFFPETNHNLCTFGKWLLDSGKIIIQNNSKYKNICKLHENLHYIAKQIENYLLQKGTNNHLLLTYLEKCEMLSLSLGTELALIDNTLINSEASKDPLTGALNRQKLNQLYNNQLEISFATSESFVLCMCDFDYFKNINDTYGHLAGDKMLESFVPIAKKSLRNSDMIIRYGGEEFILILPAIKEKKAREILNKIREDFSNFILDFENYKISTTLSMGIFEINPEICDKSYLKDFENAISIVDKKLYEAKNSGRNRVF, encoded by the coding sequence ATGAAAATGGATATTTCAAATTTTCAAAAATATCTTAATAGTGAAGCAGAAGAAATAAGTTTAGAATTTTTTCAGAAATACATAATAAATATAAAAAGAATAGATGATGAAGAGACAGAAGAAATAAAAAACTTTTTCTCTTTAATCATTGAATATATTTGTAAAAGCGATATGGAAAATGCTTCTTTAGTTTGTGAAAATTTAATAAATTATAATATAGAATTATCTGTTCCTTATGTTATATTGACCCATGAATTAATAAATTTAAAAAGATTAATAATGGAAAGATTACTTCATAAAAATGCAAAAGAAGAACTTTATACTTTGTATCAACTGCATTTATATTTTGAAGATATGATTGCAAAAAAATATTTGGATAAATATGTAATAGATTTACAAAATAAAAATTCTCTTAGAATTTCAAGTCTTAGTGATATTTATGAACAAAATGTTATTTTGTATTATAAAGCACATTTGGAGTGGTTAAATTATTTATCAAAATCAATTGCTTTAAGAGATAATAAATTTTTTCCTGAAACAAATCATAATTTATGTACTTTTGGAAAATGGTTATTAGATTCTGGAAAAATAATAATACAGAATAATTCTAAATATAAAAATATTTGCAAACTTCATGAAAATTTACATTATATAGCAAAACAAATAGAAAATTATTTACTACAAAAAGGAACAAATAATCATCTTTTATTAACTTATTTAGAAAAGTGTGAAATGTTATCTTTATCTTTAGGAACAGAATTAGCTTTGATAGATAATACTTTAATAAATTCTGAAGCTTCAAAAGATCCTTTAACAGGTGCTTTAAATAGACAAAAACTTAATCAATTATATAATAATCAATTAGAAATCTCTTTTGCTACTTCAGAATCTTTTGTTCTTTGTATGTGTGATTTTGATTATTTTAAAAATATAAATGATACTTATGGGCATTTAGCTGGAGATAAAATGCTAGAGAGTTTTGTTCCTATTGCAAAAAAGAGTCTTAGAAATTCTGACATGATAATTAGGTATGGTGGAGAAGAGTTTATTTTAATACTTCCAGCTATTAAAGAAAAAAAAGCAAGAGAAATTTTAAATAAAATAAGAGAAGATTTTTCAAATTTTATCTTAGATTTTGAAAATTATAAAATATCAACAACTCTTAGTATGGGGATTTTTGAAATTAATCCTGAAATTTGTGATAAAAGTTATTTAAAAGATTTTGAAAATGCAATTTCTATTGTAGATAAAAAATTATATGAAGCAAAAAATAGTGGAAGAAATAGGGTATTTTAG